From Herbiconiux flava, one genomic window encodes:
- a CDS encoding energy-coupling factor transporter transmembrane component T family protein, translating to MSVLTPVRGSGRIYAVNPVAKLAASLLLSLFLLVTVDWVSALVALALESVLFVWAGLGPRAFFRRTAAIWIAAPLAGVTTVLYGLPSGTAYFEFGLIHVTEGSVQLALASALRILAIGLPAVVLFATIDPTDLADGLAQVVKLPSRFVLGALAALRLVGLFLDDWRQLELARRARGIGDTGRLRRFLNQAFALLVLSLRRGSKLATAMEARGFGGSTVRTWARPSRFGARDWMLVLIGLAIGAVALGASIATGSVNFVLG from the coding sequence GTGAGCGTTCTGACCCCGGTGCGCGGCAGCGGGCGCATCTACGCCGTCAACCCGGTGGCGAAGCTGGCGGCGTCGCTGCTGCTGAGCCTGTTCCTGCTCGTGACGGTCGACTGGGTGTCGGCGCTCGTGGCGCTGGCGCTGGAGAGCGTGCTGTTCGTCTGGGCAGGGCTCGGGCCGCGGGCGTTCTTCCGGCGCACGGCCGCGATCTGGATCGCCGCACCGCTCGCCGGCGTCACCACCGTGCTCTACGGGCTGCCGTCGGGCACGGCCTACTTCGAGTTCGGGCTGATCCACGTCACGGAGGGCTCGGTGCAGCTCGCGCTGGCGTCGGCGCTGCGCATCCTCGCGATCGGTCTGCCGGCCGTCGTGCTGTTCGCGACCATCGACCCGACCGACCTCGCCGACGGGCTCGCCCAGGTCGTGAAGCTGCCCAGCCGTTTCGTGCTCGGGGCGCTGGCCGCGCTGCGGCTCGTGGGGCTGTTCCTCGACGACTGGCGGCAGCTCGAGCTGGCGCGGCGCGCGCGGGGGATCGGCGACACCGGCCGCCTCCGCCGCTTCCTCAACCAGGCGTTCGCGCTGCTGGTGCTGTCGCTCCGGCGCGGCAGCAAGCTCGCGACGGCGATGGAGGCCCGCGGCTTCGGCGGCAGCACGGTGCGCACGTGGGCTCGCCCGTCGCGGTTCGGGGCGCGCGACTGGATGCTCGTGCTGATCGGCCTCGCGATCGGAGCGGTGGCGCTCGGCGCCTCGATCGCCACCGGTTCCGTCAACTTCGTGCTCGGGTGA
- the ettA gene encoding energy-dependent translational throttle protein EttA: MAEYIYSMVRARKAVGDKLILDDVTMAFLPGAKIGVVGPNGAGKSTILKIMAGLDTPSNGEAKLTPGFTVGILMQEPELDETKTVLENVQEGVGPIKGKIDRFNEISALMAEPDADFDALLEEMGTLQEAIDAADAWDLDSQLEQAMDALRTPPADSPVANLSGGEKRRVALCKLLLQKPDLLLLDEPTNHLDAESVLWLEQHLKQYHGAVLAVTHDRYFLDHVAEWIAEVDRGRLYPYEGNYSTYLEKKRERLAVQGKKDAKLSKRLSEELDWVRSNAKGRQAKSKARLARYEEMVTEAERTKKLDFEEIQIPVGPRLGSQVIDAKKLRKGFGERVLIDNLSFTLPRNGIVGVIGPNGVGKSTLFKTIVGLEPLDGGDLKIGETVDISYVDQSRGGIDPNKTLFEVVSDGFDYIQVGKTEIPSRAYVGTFGFKGPDQQKKAGVLSGGERNRLNLALTLKQGGNLLLLDEPTNDLDVETLSSLENALLEFPGCAVVITHDRWFLDRIATHILAYEGTEDDPANWYWFEGNFEAYEENKIERLGADAAKPSRTTYRKLTRD; encoded by the coding sequence ATGGCCGAATACATTTACTCGATGGTGCGCGCCCGCAAAGCGGTGGGCGACAAGCTGATCCTCGACGACGTCACGATGGCATTCCTGCCCGGGGCGAAGATCGGTGTCGTCGGCCCGAACGGCGCCGGTAAGTCGACCATCCTCAAGATCATGGCGGGGCTCGACACCCCCTCGAACGGCGAGGCCAAGCTGACGCCGGGCTTCACCGTGGGCATCCTGATGCAGGAGCCCGAGCTCGACGAGACGAAGACCGTGCTCGAGAACGTGCAGGAGGGCGTCGGCCCGATCAAGGGCAAGATCGACCGCTTCAACGAGATCAGCGCGCTGATGGCCGAGCCCGACGCCGACTTCGACGCGCTGCTGGAGGAGATGGGCACCCTGCAGGAGGCCATCGACGCCGCCGACGCGTGGGACCTCGACTCCCAGCTCGAGCAGGCGATGGATGCGCTGCGCACCCCGCCCGCCGACTCGCCGGTCGCCAACCTCTCCGGCGGTGAGAAGCGCCGCGTCGCGCTCTGCAAGCTCCTCCTGCAGAAGCCCGACCTGCTGCTGCTCGACGAGCCCACCAACCACCTCGACGCCGAGAGCGTGCTCTGGCTCGAGCAGCACCTGAAGCAGTACCACGGCGCCGTGCTCGCCGTGACCCACGACCGGTACTTCCTCGACCACGTCGCCGAGTGGATCGCCGAGGTCGACCGCGGTCGCCTCTACCCCTACGAGGGCAACTACTCGACCTACCTCGAGAAGAAGCGCGAGCGTCTCGCGGTGCAGGGCAAGAAGGACGCCAAGCTCTCCAAGCGTCTCTCCGAGGAGCTCGACTGGGTGCGCAGCAACGCGAAGGGCCGCCAGGCGAAGTCGAAGGCCCGTCTGGCCCGCTACGAGGAGATGGTCACCGAGGCCGAGCGCACCAAGAAGCTCGACTTCGAGGAGATCCAGATCCCGGTGGGTCCGCGCCTCGGCTCGCAGGTGATCGACGCCAAGAAGCTCCGCAAGGGGTTCGGGGAGCGCGTGCTCATCGACAACCTCTCCTTCACCCTGCCGCGCAACGGCATCGTGGGCGTGATCGGCCCGAACGGCGTCGGCAAGTCCACCCTGTTCAAGACCATCGTGGGCCTCGAGCCGCTCGACGGCGGAGATCTGAAGATCGGCGAGACGGTCGACATCTCCTACGTCGACCAGTCGCGCGGCGGCATCGACCCGAACAAGACGCTGTTCGAGGTGGTCTCTGACGGCTTCGACTACATCCAGGTCGGCAAGACCGAGATCCCGTCCCGCGCCTACGTCGGCACCTTCGGCTTCAAGGGGCCCGACCAGCAGAAGAAGGCCGGGGTGCTCTCCGGTGGTGAGCGCAACCGCCTGAACCTCGCGCTCACGCTCAAGCAGGGCGGCAACCTGCTGCTGCTCGACGAGCCCACCAACGACCTCGACGTCGAGACCCTGTCGAGCCTCGAGAACGCGCTGCTCGAGTTCCCCGGTTGCGCCGTGGTCATCACGCACGACCGGTGGTTCCTCGACCGCATCGCGACGCACATCCTCGCCTACGAGGGCACCGAGGACGACCCGGCGAACTGGTACTGGTTCGAGGGCAACTTCGAGGCCTACGAGGAGAACAAGATCGAGCGCCTCGGGGCCGACGCCGCGAAGCCGAGCCGCACCACCTACCGCAAGCTCACCCGCGACTAG
- a CDS encoding ATP-binding protein has translation MTVILIDGPSGSGKTVLAERMRAGWVGGDRPTLVHLDDMYPGWDGLEAASALLVTELLEPLRAGRPAGWRRWDWAGDTAAEWHGVDPAHPLIVEGCGAMSRRAVELADLTVWVEADEVERKRRALERDGELYAREWERWDAQWRTFVAREQPRAAATFVVPT, from the coding sequence ATGACGGTAATCCTGATCGACGGGCCGAGCGGCTCGGGCAAGACCGTGCTGGCCGAGCGGATGCGCGCCGGCTGGGTCGGCGGAGACCGTCCGACCCTGGTGCACCTCGACGACATGTACCCCGGCTGGGACGGGCTGGAGGCAGCGAGTGCACTGCTCGTGACCGAGCTGCTGGAGCCGCTGCGCGCCGGACGTCCCGCGGGGTGGCGGCGCTGGGACTGGGCGGGGGACACGGCGGCGGAGTGGCACGGGGTCGACCCCGCGCATCCGCTCATCGTGGAGGGCTGCGGGGCGATGAGCCGCCGGGCCGTGGAGCTGGCCGACCTGACGGTGTGGGTCGAGGCCGACGAGGTGGAGCGGAAGCGCCGGGCGCTCGAGCGCGACGGGGAGCTCTATGCGCGGGAGTGGGAGCGGTGGGACGCGCAGTGGCGCACCTTCGTGGCCCGCGAGCAGCCGCGGGCGGCGGCGACGTTCGTCGTGCCGACCTGA
- a CDS encoding D-alanyl-D-alanine carboxypeptidase family protein, which produces MAASPARKALRAVVIVVGVFVILAVGVYGPATLVGPLPAATASVGDAAAESGTTGAPTVPQTGASAIVAEKSDGVLASGGIAEAVPLGGTAKIITALVVLDAKPLAAGAAGEQVTVSADDYASYVQYLSERARAISFIAGEQWSQRQMLEAMLLGSSNNHADALARWAFGSMDGYLEAAQAWLTEKGFASVQLVDATGLAEGDVGSASDLAQIAALAGTEPALAEIMASESVTVNGNRSVENLAAYAADEGYTMLSRSYTDEAGVCVLFALDVTPAGAEGSVRLYGAFLREPDWETLDADLTTLTETAASTVRATPVVTEGQSFVTYSTAWGESANGVAMGTESRMLWATSPLRYDVDAKPLSTGSKGEQIGSVTVTTPDGPLNVLLELDGRIGDPGPIWRLTHPVPVIEAFIASRFG; this is translated from the coding sequence ATGGCAGCATCCCCCGCGCGCAAGGCCCTCCGCGCCGTCGTGATCGTCGTCGGCGTGTTCGTCATCCTCGCGGTCGGCGTCTACGGTCCGGCGACGCTGGTCGGCCCGCTGCCCGCCGCGACGGCCTCCGTCGGCGACGCGGCCGCCGAGTCGGGAACCACCGGGGCGCCCACGGTGCCGCAGACGGGCGCGAGCGCCATCGTCGCCGAGAAGTCCGACGGCGTGCTGGCCTCGGGCGGCATCGCCGAGGCTGTGCCTCTCGGCGGCACGGCGAAGATCATCACGGCGCTCGTCGTGCTCGACGCCAAGCCGCTGGCCGCGGGCGCCGCCGGCGAGCAGGTCACCGTCTCGGCCGACGACTACGCCTCCTACGTCCAGTACCTCAGCGAGCGCGCCCGCGCCATCTCGTTCATCGCGGGCGAGCAGTGGAGCCAGCGCCAGATGCTCGAGGCCATGCTCCTCGGTTCGAGCAACAACCATGCCGACGCCCTCGCTCGCTGGGCCTTCGGCTCGATGGATGGTTACCTCGAGGCCGCTCAGGCGTGGCTGACCGAGAAGGGGTTCGCGAGCGTGCAGCTCGTCGACGCGACCGGGCTCGCCGAGGGCGACGTCGGCAGCGCATCCGACCTCGCACAGATCGCGGCACTGGCCGGCACCGAACCGGCTCTCGCCGAGATCATGGCGAGCGAGAGCGTCACGGTGAACGGCAACCGCTCGGTCGAGAACCTGGCCGCCTACGCCGCCGACGAGGGCTACACGATGCTCTCCCGCAGCTACACCGACGAGGCGGGCGTCTGCGTTCTCTTCGCGCTCGACGTCACGCCGGCCGGGGCCGAGGGCTCGGTGCGCCTCTACGGCGCGTTCCTGCGCGAACCCGACTGGGAGACGCTCGACGCCGACCTCACCACCCTCACCGAGACGGCGGCGAGCACGGTGCGCGCCACCCCCGTCGTCACCGAGGGGCAGAGCTTCGTCACGTACAGCACCGCCTGGGGCGAGAGCGCGAACGGCGTCGCCATGGGCACCGAGAGCCGCATGCTCTGGGCCACGTCGCCGCTTCGGTACGACGTCGACGCCAAGCCGCTCAGCACCGGCTCGAAGGGCGAGCAGATCGGCAGCGTCACGGTCACCACGCCCGACGGCCCCCTGAACGTGCTGCTCGAGCTCGACGGCCGCATCGGCGACCCGGGCCCGATCTGGCGTCTCACCCACCCCGTGCCGGTCATCGAGGCCTTCATCGCCTCCCGCTTCGGCTGA
- a CDS encoding single-stranded DNA-binding protein produces the protein MSDTMTLTGVVATAPRHITTNAGLDITSFRLASSQRRFDRDRQKWVETDTNWYTVTGFRQLAQNMAASIEQGQRVVVSGRVRIRPWENAERSGTTIEIEADALGHDLGWGTAVWARVSPAGSGSGSGSAPADGAAGDTWAHDALAAGLEPAGGLHDPQQGQGVPDAREPAMASTAAEEPADAGLPF, from the coding sequence ATGTCCGACACCATGACCCTCACCGGAGTCGTCGCGACGGCGCCGCGGCACATCACCACGAACGCCGGTCTCGACATCACCAGCTTCCGGCTGGCCTCGAGCCAGCGGCGCTTCGATCGCGACCGGCAGAAGTGGGTCGAGACCGACACCAACTGGTACACGGTCACCGGGTTCCGGCAGCTGGCGCAGAACATGGCCGCGTCGATCGAGCAGGGGCAGCGCGTGGTCGTGTCCGGGCGGGTGCGCATCCGGCCGTGGGAGAACGCCGAGCGCTCCGGCACCACAATCGAGATCGAGGCCGACGCCCTCGGGCACGACCTCGGCTGGGGAACGGCGGTCTGGGCGCGCGTCTCGCCGGCGGGCTCGGGTTCCGGTTCGGGTTCGGCTCCGGCTGACGGCGCTGCGGGCGACACGTGGGCGCACGATGCGCTCGCGGCGGGCCTCGAGCCGGCGGGCGGGCTGCACGACCCGCAGCAGGGGCAGGGGGTTCCGGATGCTCGGGAGCCCGCCATGGCGTCCACGGCGGCCGAGGAGCCCGCCGACGCGGGCCTCCCGTTCTGA
- a CDS encoding ABC transporter ATP-binding protein, with the protein MAPAAAARATAPAAAARGAELRAEGWGWRHAGRSEWAVRGLDLAIEPGERVLLLGASGAGKSTLVHAFAGVLGGSDEGEQEGSLTVGGRLPAESRGRTGLVLQDPDSQVALARIGDDIAFGCENLGIPREEIWHRVGEAMTAVGLDLPLDRPTSALSGGQKQRVALAGVLAMRPEVVLLDEPTANLDPAGVSEVRDAVAAVVRASNATFVVIEHRVDVWLDVVDRVIVLDPGGGVLADGDPATVLRERGAELARGGVWVPGFDPLEGRPARQAHPSTTDARPTLLATTDLAVGRTPATVAARGLDLEVARASALALTGPNGAGKSTLALTIAGLLEPVGGILRALPTLTGDPASDAPSSSETAVAEPGTRRVARRHRRAVRRARRWGGVGGRPLGEHPFAWPSRELLTRIGTVFQDPEHQFVAGTVRGELEVALKALRLEATEIDARVAEVAGRLRLDGLLTANPYTLSGGEKRRLSVASVLVARPAVLVLDEPTFGQDSRTWAELVRLLGEQLDRGTAVVAVTHDRAFIDALADRELEVRPADGTLS; encoded by the coding sequence GTGGCCCCCGCCGCCGCTGCGCGGGCCACCGCTCCGGCCGCCGCCGCGCGCGGCGCCGAGCTGCGCGCCGAGGGGTGGGGCTGGCGCCACGCCGGACGCTCCGAGTGGGCCGTCCGCGGCCTAGACCTCGCGATCGAACCGGGGGAGCGGGTGCTGCTGCTCGGCGCGTCCGGGGCGGGCAAGTCGACGCTCGTGCATGCCTTCGCGGGCGTGTTGGGCGGATCCGACGAGGGCGAGCAGGAGGGCTCGCTCACCGTGGGCGGCCGCCTCCCCGCCGAGTCGCGCGGCCGCACGGGTCTCGTGCTGCAGGACCCCGACTCCCAGGTCGCCCTCGCCCGCATCGGCGACGACATCGCTTTCGGCTGCGAGAACCTCGGCATTCCGCGCGAGGAGATCTGGCACCGGGTCGGCGAGGCGATGACGGCCGTCGGCCTCGACCTCCCGCTCGACCGCCCGACCTCGGCGCTCTCGGGCGGGCAGAAGCAGCGGGTCGCGCTCGCCGGAGTGCTCGCCATGCGCCCCGAGGTCGTGCTCCTCGACGAGCCGACGGCCAACCTCGATCCCGCGGGCGTCTCCGAGGTGCGGGATGCCGTGGCCGCCGTCGTCCGCGCCTCGAACGCCACCTTCGTGGTGATCGAGCACCGCGTCGACGTCTGGCTCGACGTCGTCGACCGCGTGATCGTGCTCGATCCCGGCGGCGGCGTGCTCGCCGACGGTGACCCGGCTACGGTGCTCCGCGAGCGGGGTGCCGAACTCGCGCGCGGCGGCGTCTGGGTGCCGGGCTTCGACCCGCTCGAGGGGCGACCGGCTCGGCAGGCGCACCCCTCGACGACGGATGCTCGGCCCACCCTGCTCGCCACCACCGACCTCGCCGTCGGCCGCACCCCGGCGACGGTCGCCGCCCGTGGACTCGACCTCGAGGTCGCCCGCGCGTCGGCTCTGGCGCTGACCGGCCCGAACGGAGCCGGCAAGTCGACCCTCGCCCTCACGATCGCGGGCCTGCTCGAACCCGTCGGGGGAATCCTCCGCGCCCTCCCGACGCTCACGGGCGACCCGGCGAGCGACGCGCCGTCCTCGTCCGAGACGGCGGTCGCCGAGCCCGGAACCCGGCGGGTGGCTCGGAGACACCGCCGCGCCGTGCGGCGCGCGCGCCGGTGGGGCGGGGTGGGCGGGAGGCCGCTGGGCGAGCATCCGTTCGCCTGGCCCTCGCGGGAGCTGCTCACCCGGATCGGAACGGTGTTCCAGGACCCTGAGCACCAGTTCGTGGCCGGGACCGTGCGGGGCGAGCTCGAGGTGGCGCTCAAGGCGCTGCGGCTCGAGGCCACCGAGATCGACGCGCGGGTGGCCGAGGTCGCCGGGCGGCTGCGGCTCGACGGGCTGCTCACCGCCAACCCCTACACGCTCTCGGGCGGCGAGAAGCGGCGGCTCTCGGTGGCGTCGGTGCTCGTCGCGCGACCCGCCGTGCTGGTGCTCGACGAGCCGACCTTCGGGCAGGACTCGCGCACCTGGGCCGAGCTCGTGCGCCTGCTCGGCGAGCAGCTCGACCGGGGGACGGCGGTGGTGGCGGTCACCCACGATCGCGCCTTCATCGACGCCCTCGCCGACCGCGAGCTCGAGGTCAGGCCGGCCGACGGGACCCTGTCGTGA
- the orn gene encoding oligoribonuclease, which produces MSSSSDRLVWIDCEMTGLDLEVDELVEVAVVVTDFDLSLVDPGFSIVIKPDDSALEHMNDFVTNMHATSGLADEIPHGVSLADAEYQVLEYILKHVPAAQSAPLAGNTIGTDRMFLAKFMPRVDGHLHYRSIDVSSIKELARRWFPRVYFNAPEKAGGHRALADILESIRELEYYRKAVFIQEPGPTSIELKTISADVVRDFGSNM; this is translated from the coding sequence ATGAGTTCTTCCTCAGACCGTCTCGTGTGGATCGACTGCGAGATGACGGGGCTCGACCTCGAGGTCGACGAACTGGTCGAGGTCGCGGTGGTCGTCACCGACTTCGATCTCAGCCTCGTCGACCCGGGTTTCAGCATCGTCATCAAGCCCGACGACTCCGCGCTCGAGCACATGAACGACTTCGTCACGAACATGCACGCCACCAGCGGCCTCGCCGACGAGATCCCGCACGGCGTCAGCCTCGCCGACGCCGAGTACCAGGTGCTCGAGTACATCCTGAAGCACGTGCCGGCCGCCCAGTCGGCGCCGCTCGCGGGCAACACCATCGGCACCGACCGCATGTTCCTCGCCAAGTTCATGCCGCGCGTCGACGGCCACCTGCACTACCGCAGCATCGACGTCTCGTCGATCAAGGAGCTGGCCCGCCGCTGGTTCCCCCGCGTCTACTTCAACGCGCCCGAGAAGGCCGGCGGGCACCGCGCCCTGGCCGACATCCTCGAGTCCATCCGTGAGCTCGAGTACTACCGCAAGGCCGTCTTCATTCAGGAGCCCGGGCCGACCTCGATCGAGCTCAAGACCATCTCCGCCGACGTCGTGCGCGACTTCGGCTCCAATATGTAA
- a CDS encoding DUF559 domain-containing protein, translating to MSHRIDLPSHLTSRPFALGEALSAGVGETRLRGSDLDIPFRGVRAPASPGGLMALCQACARSTVRGLPVVDPVSAWLQLAGGSTLDELVVAGDHLVRIPSRRDDLRRPFCTVDELVQRSRECRGRGATLARRAAELVREGSDSPQESRLRLALTRAGLPEPALNCELRTTGGRFVARVDMLYRHARVVVEYDGDQHRTDARQYDRDISRIDELHALGYRVVRVRRRQLAAGGHEAVRLVRAALAAHPEPSWP from the coding sequence GTGTCCCACCGCATCGACCTCCCGTCCCACCTCACCTCAAGGCCTTTCGCCCTCGGTGAGGCACTCTCGGCGGGCGTCGGCGAGACCCGGCTGCGGGGAAGCGACCTCGACATCCCGTTCCGTGGCGTCCGCGCCCCCGCCTCGCCGGGCGGCCTGATGGCGCTCTGCCAGGCCTGTGCCCGGAGCACCGTCCGAGGTCTTCCCGTCGTCGACCCCGTGTCGGCGTGGCTACAGCTCGCAGGCGGGTCGACCCTGGACGAACTGGTGGTGGCTGGTGACCACCTGGTGCGCATCCCGTCCCGGCGGGACGATCTCCGCCGGCCGTTCTGCACGGTCGACGAACTGGTCCAGCGGAGCCGCGAGTGCCGAGGTCGCGGGGCGACCCTCGCCCGTCGGGCCGCGGAGCTCGTGCGCGAGGGATCCGACTCGCCGCAGGAGTCGCGCCTCCGTCTGGCCCTCACGAGGGCCGGCCTGCCCGAACCCGCCCTGAACTGCGAGCTCCGAACGACCGGGGGCCGTTTCGTCGCGCGAGTCGACATGCTCTACCGTCACGCACGGGTCGTGGTCGAGTACGACGGCGACCAGCACCGAACGGATGCACGCCAGTACGACCGCGACATCAGCCGCATCGACGAGCTCCACGCCCTCGGCTACCGCGTCGTCCGCGTGCGAAGACGTCAGCTCGCGGCCGGTGGACACGAGGCCGTGCGCCTCGTCCGCGCTGCCCTCGCCGCGCATCCGGAACCGAGTTGGCCCTAG
- a CDS encoding SCO4848 family membrane protein, with the protein MTTALAVLLFVNAAFNVIVWPQFYKRVSRDTRARDAAGKPTTFLIVHAVLIAIALVIAVVSVIAGIAALAGA; encoded by the coding sequence ATGACTACCGCACTCGCCGTCCTGCTGTTCGTGAACGCCGCCTTTAACGTGATCGTGTGGCCGCAGTTCTACAAGCGGGTGAGCCGCGACACGCGGGCCCGCGATGCGGCGGGCAAGCCGACGACGTTCCTGATCGTGCACGCGGTGCTGATCGCGATCGCACTGGTGATCGCCGTGGTGTCGGTGATCGCGGGGATCGCGGCTCTCGCCGGAGCCTGA
- a CDS encoding metallopeptidase family protein → MLEMTADDFEALVGDELDQLPDDMLDGLDNVVFVVDDRPEDGSLDLLGLYDGVAVTERGQYGFGEMPDRITLYREPLLAICDDVEELRDQVHVTLVHEIAHYYGIDDEKLHELGWG, encoded by the coding sequence ATGCTCGAGATGACCGCCGACGACTTCGAGGCGCTCGTGGGCGACGAACTCGATCAGCTGCCCGACGACATGCTCGACGGGCTCGACAACGTGGTCTTCGTCGTCGACGACCGGCCCGAGGACGGCAGCCTCGACCTCCTCGGCCTCTACGACGGCGTCGCGGTCACCGAGCGCGGCCAGTACGGCTTCGGCGAGATGCCCGACCGCATCACGCTCTACCGCGAGCCCCTGCTCGCCATCTGCGACGACGTCGAGGAGCTGCGCGATCAGGTGCACGTCACCCTCGTGCACGAGATCGCCCACTACTACGGCATCGACGACGAGAAGCTGCACGAGCTCGGCTGGGGCTGA
- the msrA gene encoding peptide-methionine (S)-S-oxide reductase MsrA, whose amino-acid sequence METFVVAGGCFWCLDAVYRTLEGVQDVVSGYTGGSVPNPSYEEVCTGTTGQAEAVAVTFDPAVIPAEVILDVFYTLHDPRQLNRQGNDVGTQYRSAMFYDGDEQKALFEAALERASELWDGGIVTTLEPLGEYYRAEEYHQDFFAKNPGQGYCMAVALPKVNKVRKAYAKYIKAA is encoded by the coding sequence ATGGAAACTTTCGTTGTCGCAGGAGGCTGCTTCTGGTGCCTCGACGCCGTCTACCGCACCCTCGAAGGCGTGCAGGACGTGGTGTCGGGCTACACGGGCGGCTCCGTCCCGAACCCGAGCTACGAAGAGGTCTGCACCGGCACCACGGGCCAGGCCGAGGCCGTGGCCGTGACCTTCGACCCGGCCGTCATCCCGGCCGAGGTGATCCTCGACGTGTTCTACACGCTGCACGACCCGCGCCAGCTGAACCGCCAGGGCAACGACGTCGGCACGCAGTACCGCTCCGCGATGTTCTACGACGGCGACGAGCAGAAGGCGCTGTTCGAGGCGGCGCTCGAGCGCGCGTCCGAACTGTGGGACGGCGGGATCGTCACCACCCTCGAGCCCCTCGGCGAGTACTACCGCGCCGAGGAGTACCACCAGGACTTCTTCGCCAAGAACCCTGGCCAGGGCTATTGCATGGCCGTCGCGCTGCCGAAGGTGAACAAGGTGCGCAAGGCCTACGCGAAGTACATCAAGGCCGCGTAG
- a CDS encoding ECF transporter S component, whose protein sequence is MHSTISKPAAAAATRPRPTLKWRVVDIVIASVIGVAAGLIFWVWNLTYSPFSAGLEAVLPGLQSAIGGVWLFAGVLGGLIIRKPGAAIYTELVAATVSALVGTQWGVLTLEAGLVQGLGAELVFALFLYGNYRVYVAVLAGAGAGLAMGINDIVLWYPALGGDFKTIYVIAAVVGASIVAGLLSWLIVRALASTGALNRFAAGREVTAREASARA, encoded by the coding sequence GTGCATTCCACCATCAGCAAGCCCGCGGCCGCCGCCGCGACCCGCCCCCGCCCGACGCTGAAGTGGCGGGTGGTCGACATCGTCATCGCGAGCGTCATCGGCGTCGCCGCCGGACTCATCTTCTGGGTCTGGAACCTCACCTACTCGCCCTTCAGCGCCGGCCTCGAAGCCGTGCTCCCCGGCCTCCAGTCGGCCATCGGCGGCGTGTGGCTGTTCGCCGGCGTGCTCGGCGGGCTGATCATCCGGAAGCCCGGCGCCGCCATCTACACCGAGCTCGTCGCGGCCACCGTGTCGGCGCTCGTCGGCACCCAGTGGGGTGTGCTCACACTCGAGGCGGGCCTCGTGCAGGGCCTCGGCGCCGAGCTCGTCTTCGCGCTGTTCCTCTACGGCAACTACCGCGTCTACGTCGCCGTGCTCGCGGGCGCCGGTGCCGGCCTCGCCATGGGCATCAACGACATCGTGCTCTGGTACCCGGCGCTCGGCGGCGACTTCAAGACGATCTACGTGATCGCCGCGGTCGTCGGCGCCTCGATCGTCGCCGGGCTGCTGTCGTGGCTGATCGTGCGGGCGCTCGCGTCCACGGGGGCGCTCAACCGCTTCGCTGCCGGTCGCGAGGTGACGGCGCGAGAGGCGTCGGCTCGGGCGTGA
- a CDS encoding DUF6993 domain-containing protein, which yields MQTRRAGAPARRWAVAVVVPVALVGLLSACTPDAEPAPSASAAPSVTAAPTETAAAPAALNPEGSAADNKAFFDQVNQALVAGNPAAGGVEFTSNLRTNGFDIAAMQVTPDITTVGVAADSIQFSVLWKNECLIGQYGHGAYTSTVAPVLGTGQCLIGQTRAIDW from the coding sequence ATGCAGACGAGACGAGCCGGAGCGCCGGCCCGGAGGTGGGCCGTCGCGGTGGTGGTGCCGGTGGCGTTGGTGGGGCTGCTCAGTGCCTGCACGCCCGACGCCGAGCCGGCGCCGTCGGCGAGCGCGGCGCCGTCGGTCACGGCGGCACCCACCGAGACCGCCGCGGCGCCGGCAGCGCTGAACCCCGAGGGGTCGGCGGCCGACAACAAGGCGTTCTTCGACCAGGTGAACCAGGCGCTCGTGGCGGGCAACCCGGCTGCCGGGGGAGTGGAGTTCACGAGCAACCTGCGCACGAACGGCTTCGACATCGCCGCGATGCAGGTGACGCCCGACATCACGACGGTGGGGGTCGCGGCCGACTCCATCCAGTTCTCGGTGCTGTGGAAGAACGAGTGCCTGATCGGGCAGTACGGCCACGGCGCCTACACGAGCACGGTCGCGCCGGTGCTCGGCACCGGCCAGTGCCTGATCGGTCAGACCCGCGCCATAGACTGGTGA